The Effusibacillus pohliae DSM 22757 genome segment GAGCGGCATGCAGCCGAATTCCTGGCGCGCGGCCGCCAGGTTGTTACCGGAGACGAGCGGCTGGATGCCCTCTACCGCCGGTCTTTGCTTGTATTCAGCCTGATGGCCGACGCGGTGTACGGAGGGCTGATCGCCGCGCCGGAATTTGACCCGTTTTACACGCGATGCGGCGGTTACGGGTACTGCTGGGGGCGCGATGCGGGCTATATCACGGTGGCGATCGACAAAGCGGGCTATCCGGACATCGGCCGCAGATTCTACCGATGGGCGATGCGGGCACAGGAAGCGGACGGGTCGTGGGACCACCGGCATTATATGAATGGGGATCTGGCGCCGAGTTGGGGCTATCAGGCGGATGAACCGGCTTCGATTCTGTGGGGAATGTGGCAGCATTTCCGGATCACGCAGGACGAGGCGTTTCTGCGCGAATGTTGGCCGTCGATGCGGCGGGGAGCGGATCATCTGCTGGCGACGATCGATCCGGACACGGGGTGTCCCCGGGCGAGCATCGACCTCTGGGAAGAACGGTTCGGGCAGCATACGTATTCGTCGGCCGCGGTGGCGGCGGCGCTCCTGGCGGCGGCGGAGGCGGCCCGCCAGCTCGGGGAAGCGGAGTTGGCCGAGCAGTACGGTGCGGCGGGTGAGCGGATCCGGGGGGTAGTGGAAACGCTGTACAATCCGGAAAAGCAAAGCTGGTACCGGGGCATCCGCCTGCACATCAGCCGGCAGGAGTTCGAGCGGCGAAAAGCGGCGGGCGAGCCGGTGCGGATGATTGTCGACCGACACGGATACACCCGGTATGTGGCCGATTTTGACCCGGTTGTGGATGCATCCCTGCTCGGGCTGTCCTACCCGTTCGAACTGTTTGACGCCCATCATCCGCTTGTCGTCCAGACGGCCGAGGCGGTGAGGCGGTATTGCACACAGCCGGAAGTCGGCGGCATTCGCCGGTATGAAAACGACCATTATGCGGGCGGCAACCCCTGGGTGCTGTGTACGCTGTGGTCGGCACTGGAAGCGAATCGGCGCGGCGAAGCGGACAAAGTACGGGAAGCGCTGGAGTGGGTGTTGGCCAACCAGACCGCGACCGGACTGCTGCCGGAACAGGTGGACAAAGAAAAAGGCGGCCCCGCCTGGGTGGTGCCGCTCACCTGGTCGCATGCGATGTATGTGCTGACAATTCTCGAACATTACGGCAGTTTATAACCGATACCGATTGACCGGGCGGCCGATGGAGCCATACTGGATCTCCAGTTGGATGTCGCCCTTTTTTTGCAGATATTCCAGATAGCGGCGGGCGGTAACGCGGGCAAGTCCGGTTCCCGCCGCCACTTCTTCCGCCGACTTCGGTTCCGTTTGCTTCGCCAGGTAGTGCAGAATCTGCTGCAAGGTGCGCTGGTTGAGCCCTTTTGGCAGATTGGTGGCGTTCTGCGGTTCCGGATGGGCCAGTCTCATGCCAGTGATCACGTCCATATCCGCCTGTTCCAGTTGCCGGTCGGCCTGCAATTTGCTGTGGATGTAGCGATACTGGTCGAGGGCGGAGCGAATCCGCTCGAACCGGAACGGTTTGAAAATATAGTCGACGGCGCCAAAGCGCAAAATCTGCTGGATGTGTTCCGGTGATCGATTGGCTGTCAAGAGGATTACGACGACCGGCAGTTCTCGTCGGCGGATGTCTTTCAGAATGGACAGGCCGTCCCGGTCAGGCAGGAAATAGTCGAGCAGCACCAGATCCGGTTTTGCCCGTTCGATCACCTGAACCGCTTCCGCACCGGTGAACGCTTTGCCGACTAGTTGATAACCGGCAATCCGGGCGACAAATTCACTGTTCACTTCCATCACCATCGGATCGTCCTCGACGATCACCAGCCGAATCGGTTCCATTTCAGCTCTCCTCCATTTCCGGGGACCGGAGGCTGCCCTCCACTTCCCACGCAGGGCCGGGCAGGATCACGACAAACCGGGTGCATGTCCCAGGGTTCGATTCTACTTCGATCTCGCCGCCGTGCAGATCGACGAGCTGTTTTACAAGGTAGAGTCCGATGCCTTGGCCGTTCGGTCCCTTTGTCGTGAAGCCGTAATCGAAGATTTTGGCCTGTACATCCGGCGGGATTCCGATCCCGTTGTCGGTCACCTGAATCTCCACGCCGTCCTCATTTCCTTCCAGGAAGAGCTGCACCCGCTTGTCCGGGCGGGTGGCTCTGGCAGCCGCATAGATCGCGTTTTCCAGCAGATTGCCGAGCACCAGAAGCAGGTCCGCCTCTTTCAGATTGGCTGGCAACACGGACAACGAACTGCGCGGATCAACCTGCAGTGCCACCCCCTGTTCCCGAGCGTGACTGATCTTGCCGAGGATCAGGCCGGAGATGCTGTACACCTGGATCCGCTGTGTCAAAAAGCGGGTTTCGTCTTCCTTTTCCTGGTTGAAGCGGAGAATTTTCTCCATCACTTCTTCATACCGTTCCAGCTGGATCAGGCCGGCGATTGTGTGCAGCTTGTTCAGATACTCGTGGTTTTGCGCCCGCAGGGCGTCGATAAACTTTTTGACGCCGGTCAGTTCTTCGGCCAATTGATAGACTTCCGTCCGGTCCTGAAACGTGGACATGGCGCCGACGATTTGCCCATTGACCTTGATCGGGACCCGGTTCGTCAGAATAACCGTGTCGTGAATCCGGCGAAGCTGCCTGTATTGCGGTTGTCCGTCACGCAAAACCTCGGGCAGCCGGCTGTCGGGGATCACCTCACGAATCGGTTTGCCGATCACATCTTGCGTCACATGCATCATACGGGCCGCCTGCTTGTTAAAAACGGTGATCCGCTCGTCCTGGTCAATCGCGATGATCCCTTCCGCGATCGATTCGATCACCGCTTCCCGCTCTTCAAACAGGTGGGCGATGTCGACCGGTTCCATATTGAACATCTGCCGCTTGATCCGGTTGGCCACCCCAACCGCACCGAGAATCGCGAACGTGCCCCCGAGCAGCAGGGACAGATAGAGGTCCAGCCGGTAGTCCCAGACCATTTGCCAAAATGAGGGGACGAGCACTCCGACCACCACAACACCGAGTTGCCTGGCTCCCTCCTCGTCCATCACCGGCACGAACGCTCGAATCGAGCGGCCTTTGACGCCTTTGGCATGCGACACATAGGATTGTTCGGCCAGGGCCGGCCCCTCGTCGCCGCCTTCGAAGCGGGTACCGATCCGATCTTCCAGCGGATGGGAATACCGCTTTTTGTCCATGTCGAACACGACTACATACTCCACATCGGTCGCCAACCGGACCCGTTCGGCGTTCGGCTGGATGATTTGCCAGCCGTCAGGCCGCTGCAATCCTTCCCGAATGACCGGCGACTGGGCAAGCGACTGTCCGATCGCCATCACCCGTTTTCCCAGTTCCTGTTCGTACGCGGCGGTCATCCGGCGCAGCATGATCAAACTGCTTGCGCTGACGGAAAAAAAGACGATGATCGAGACGATAACCGCAATTCTTGTCCGCATGGTAAGCCGTTTTCGTTTCATAGTCTCTGTCTCCGTCAGGGGGTGAGATTCAACTCGCGAAAGAAATCCTGCCCGAGCCTTTGCTGCATGTCTGCATATAGCGGCTGGTAGAACTGTTTCCATTTTGCTTTCTGCGTTTCCGTCAGTCGCTCGATCTGAATGCAGCGGCAATTGTAGATCTCTTGCAGTTTCGCCTGTTCCAGTTTGACCGCCTGCGTCCGTTCCCAGTTCGTGACTTCCCTCATCGTTTCCAGGATCACGGATTGCACGCCGGCGGGCAGCCGGTTCCAAAACGTCCGGTCGATCACCACCAGATAGCCGAGATAGCCGTGATCGCTCAACGTCATGTAGTTTTGCACCTTGTAAAACCGTTTGCTGTAGATATTGGAGATCGTATTTTCCTGGCCCTGGATTTTGCCCTGTTCGAGCGCCAGGTATACGTCGTTAAAATTCATTTCGATCGGGCGGACCTGCAGCAAATTGAACTGTTGGCCGAGCACGGCGCTCGGCATGATCCGCATCGTCAACCCGGCCATATCCTGCGGTTCGCGGATCGGACGCAGATTGTTGGTAAACTGCTTGAAGCCGCTGTCCCAGGCGGCGAGCAGAAGCATGTTGTGTTTTTCCAATTTGCGGGCGATCGCCTGTCCGATCTGTCCGTCAAATACCCTGTGGTACCCGTCGAGATCCGAATACAGGTAAGGCAGGTCGAACGCCCCCAACTCCGGTACCAGATTGCTCAGTTTGGAGAGTGCCGGGGCGATCATTTGCACATGTCCCTCCGCCAGTGCGTTCAGCTCTTCCGAATCTTTGTATAGGGAACCGTTCGAAAACACTTGCACTTCCACTTTGCCGTTCGTCCGTTCTTTCATCAGCTTGGCGAACAGGCGGGCGGCTTGTCCCTTCGGCGTATCTTCGCCGACCACGTGCGAAAAGCGAATCACGATTTTGTCCGATTCGCTGACCTGTTCGTGATCGACGGCTGTCGGAGCGCAAGCGGCAAACAATCCGAGAAACAGCAGACAGGTCAGAAAAAAAGCGCCGACGCGCACTTGGATCACCTCGCTTCATCCCTGTTCATCATCTCATATTTGGAGGTTCAGTTCAAAAGATCAAAAAGACCAAAAGGAACTATATGTTCGAATTCTTCCGATTCGAAGTCAAATATGATTCAATACATCAATAGAAAAAACATTTCGTCATGTAAGCGATTTCGAAAAGGGGGATCAGGAGTGAAAAAGAGATTCGGTTTCAAGAGCCTCACCGCGCAAGTCTTGACTGCCATCGTTTTGGGTATCTTATTCGGCCAGTTTTTTCCGAAATACGCAGTCGACTTGAAAGTTCTGGCTGACATTTTCATCAAATTGATCAAGATGGTGATCGCCCCGATCATTTTCCTGACCGTGGTGACGGGAATTGCGGGGATGGGAGACATGAAGAAGCTCGGACGGGTCGGCGGCAAGGCGCTGATCTACTTCGAGGTCGTATCCACTTTCGCGTTGGCGATCGGTCTGATCGTGGTCAACATTGTCAAGCCTGGTGTCGGTGTAAACGCTTCCGCCGCGAAAGGCGATATCAGTACGTATACCAAGCAAGCGGCGGAAGCAAGTCATGGGGTAATGGATTTCATCATGAGCATCATCCCGGACAATTTGATCGGGGCATTGGCAAAAGGGGAGCTGCTGCCGATTTTGTTCGTCGCCGTTCTGTTTGGCGTGGCCTTGGCATCGATGGGGGAGCGGGCCAAGTCGGTGATTGATTTGTTTGAAAAAATGACGGAGGGTATTTTCCGAATTGTCAACATGGTGATGAAAGTCTCCCCGATCGCCGCGTTTGGGGCGATGTCTTATACGATCGGCAAATTCGGCATCGGAACCCTGTTCTACCTGGGCAAATTGATGGCCTCCGTCTATCTGACGATGGCTTTGTTTATCGTGGTGGTGCTCGGTCTGATCGCAAAATTCTACGGGTTCTCGATTTTCAAGTTTATCGCTTATATCAAAGAGGAAATTCTCCTTGTCTTGGGGACATCCTCATCCGAATCCGCCTTGCCGCGCATGATGGAACGGCTGCAAAAATACGGCTGTTCCAAAACCACAGTCGGCCTTGTGCTGCCGACCGGTTATTCGTTTAACCTGGACGGAACCGCGATCTATCTGTCGATGGCTGCGATGTTCATCGCTCAGGCATATGGTGTTCATTTGTCGGTTGGACAGCAGTTGACTCTGTTGGGAATTCTGATGCTGACTTCGAAGGGTGCAGCCGGCGTGACAGGATCCGGATTCGTTACGTTGGCCGCCACGCTGACCGCATTCCCGATGGTGCCGGTGGCCGGAATCGCGCTGCTCTTGGGCGTAGACCGCTTCATGTCGGAAGCGCGGGCGATCACCAATCTGATCGGCAACGGGGTAGCTACGGTAGTGATTTCCAAATCGGAAAAAGAGTTTGGTACGGAGGCTGCGGGTTCAGTGCAAGAGACTCAGTTGCCGGCATAAACGGTTAGTGGAGGAATGCCCGAATGTGGCATTCCTCCTGATTTAGTGCTAAAATTGAATGAAGAGTCATTCAGTTTTAGGAGGATCCCGCTATGCCGAACACCATTCAATTGGAACGACCCTGTCGAGACGTCGTCTCGTTCGCGATTCCGACCCCTTTTCCGGTGGGGGATGTCAATGTGTATCTACTCGAAGGAGACAGGCTGACGCTGATCGACACCGGCCCGCGAACGGACGAAGCCTGGGACGTGCTGATCAGCGGCTTTCAAGCCGCCGGCTACCGATTGTCCGATTTGAAACAGATCGTGCTGACCCATTTTCATGAGGACCATACGGGGCTGGCCTACCGTTTGCGGCAGGAAACGGGCGCAAAAGTGCTCGCCCATCCGGGAACGGCCGTTTGGCTGCGGGAGGAGCCTTGGTTTGTCGAGTGGCGAAACCGATTTTTCAGGGACCTGTACGCACGGGCCGGTTTGCTTCCAACGCAGATCGAGCTGATTATGACCGCTTACCAGGCGTTGCGAACATTCGGCCATCCGTGTGAAGTGGATGAAGTGTTGGCAGACGGAGCCGTGCTGCCGTCGCATCCTGACTGGCGGGTCGTGTACACTCCGGGTCATTCGCAGACCCAATTGTCGCT includes the following:
- a CDS encoding glycoside hydrolase family 15 protein, which produces MAHIQQKPYLIDSIIGNGRILAALTKNGELVRAFWPTIDYAQHVNRFWAGIRVNGSPIAWLSGDRFTHEHGYLPDTNIVRTVARTRDFPVEVETTDYVVPDEDVIVRHYRVTNTGGDTIETDLVCVSDFQMEESPLYQSVLYDEQAQAIAHYRRSCWAMVGGQTAPFGFQVGNVEAHLDERRFEGGAVTLGSDAAQVWTSVIPAGGHAVFTIYIAFGKNRREAGERLARVRQAAHWQLLARTERHAAEFLARGRQVVTGDERLDALYRRSLLVFSLMADAVYGGLIAAPEFDPFYTRCGGYGYCWGRDAGYITVAIDKAGYPDIGRRFYRWAMRAQEADGSWDHRHYMNGDLAPSWGYQADEPASILWGMWQHFRITQDEAFLRECWPSMRRGADHLLATIDPDTGCPRASIDLWEERFGQHTYSSAAVAAALLAAAEAARQLGEAELAEQYGAAGERIRGVVETLYNPEKQSWYRGIRLHISRQEFERRKAAGEPVRMIVDRHGYTRYVADFDPVVDASLLGLSYPFELFDAHHPLVVQTAEAVRRYCTQPEVGGIRRYENDHYAGGNPWVLCTLWSALEANRRGEADKVREALEWVLANQTATGLLPEQVDKEKGGPAWVVPLTWSHAMYVLTILEHYGSL
- a CDS encoding MBL fold metallo-hydrolase produces the protein MPNTIQLERPCRDVVSFAIPTPFPVGDVNVYLLEGDRLTLIDTGPRTDEAWDVLISGFQAAGYRLSDLKQIVLTHFHEDHTGLAYRLRQETGAKVLAHPGTAVWLREEPWFVEWRNRFFRDLYARAGLLPTQIELIMTAYQALRTFGHPCEVDEVLADGAVLPSHPDWRVVYTPGHSQTQLSLYRAADQTMILADHLIAHISSNAFLEPSVRPDEERVKPLIQYRAELQKLKRLPIRLGLPGHGEPIFEHAALIDKRFESQERRGETIVELLAERERTALELALELFPKHQDQLPLVLSETIGHLDWLEAEGRITKTTRDGVDRFSA
- a CDS encoding ATP-binding protein; the encoded protein is MKRKRLTMRTRIAVIVSIIVFFSVSASSLIMLRRMTAAYEQELGKRVMAIGQSLAQSPVIREGLQRPDGWQIIQPNAERVRLATDVEYVVVFDMDKKRYSHPLEDRIGTRFEGGDEGPALAEQSYVSHAKGVKGRSIRAFVPVMDEEGARQLGVVVVGVLVPSFWQMVWDYRLDLYLSLLLGGTFAILGAVGVANRIKRQMFNMEPVDIAHLFEEREAVIESIAEGIIAIDQDERITVFNKQAARMMHVTQDVIGKPIREVIPDSRLPEVLRDGQPQYRQLRRIHDTVILTNRVPIKVNGQIVGAMSTFQDRTEVYQLAEELTGVKKFIDALRAQNHEYLNKLHTIAGLIQLERYEEVMEKILRFNQEKEDETRFLTQRIQVYSISGLILGKISHAREQGVALQVDPRSSLSVLPANLKEADLLLVLGNLLENAIYAAARATRPDKRVQLFLEGNEDGVEIQVTDNGIGIPPDVQAKIFDYGFTTKGPNGQGIGLYLVKQLVDLHGGEIEVESNPGTCTRFVVILPGPAWEVEGSLRSPEMEES
- a CDS encoding dicarboxylate/amino acid:cation symporter — translated: MKKRFGFKSLTAQVLTAIVLGILFGQFFPKYAVDLKVLADIFIKLIKMVIAPIIFLTVVTGIAGMGDMKKLGRVGGKALIYFEVVSTFALAIGLIVVNIVKPGVGVNASAAKGDISTYTKQAAEASHGVMDFIMSIIPDNLIGALAKGELLPILFVAVLFGVALASMGERAKSVIDLFEKMTEGIFRIVNMVMKVSPIAAFGAMSYTIGKFGIGTLFYLGKLMASVYLTMALFIVVVLGLIAKFYGFSIFKFIAYIKEEILLVLGTSSSESALPRMMERLQKYGCSKTTVGLVLPTGYSFNLDGTAIYLSMAAMFIAQAYGVHLSVGQQLTLLGILMLTSKGAAGVTGSGFVTLAATLTAFPMVPVAGIALLLGVDRFMSEARAITNLIGNGVATVVISKSEKEFGTEAAGSVQETQLPA
- a CDS encoding DctP family TRAP transporter solute-binding subunit codes for the protein MIQVRVGAFFLTCLLFLGLFAACAPTAVDHEQVSESDKIVIRFSHVVGEDTPKGQAARLFAKLMKERTNGKVEVQVFSNGSLYKDSEELNALAEGHVQMIAPALSKLSNLVPELGAFDLPYLYSDLDGYHRVFDGQIGQAIARKLEKHNMLLLAAWDSGFKQFTNNLRPIREPQDMAGLTMRIMPSAVLGQQFNLLQVRPIEMNFNDVYLALEQGKIQGQENTISNIYSKRFYKVQNYMTLSDHGYLGYLVVIDRTFWNRLPAGVQSVILETMREVTNWERTQAVKLEQAKLQEIYNCRCIQIERLTETQKAKWKQFYQPLYADMQQRLGQDFFRELNLTP
- a CDS encoding response regulator, with the translated sequence MEPIRLVIVEDDPMVMEVNSEFVARIAGYQLVGKAFTGAEAVQVIERAKPDLVLLDYFLPDRDGLSILKDIRRRELPVVVILLTANRSPEHIQQILRFGAVDYIFKPFRFERIRSALDQYRYIHSKLQADRQLEQADMDVITGMRLAHPEPQNATNLPKGLNQRTLQQILHYLAKQTEPKSAEEVAAGTGLARVTARRYLEYLQKKGDIQLEIQYGSIGRPVNRYRL